The following coding sequences are from one Thermostaphylospora chromogena window:
- a CDS encoding proline--tRNA ligase: MLLRMSSLFLRTLRDDPADAEVPSHKLLVRAGYIRRVAPGIYSWLPLGKMVLENVTRVVREEMNRMGGQEVLFPALLPRDYYEATGRWTEYGDTLFRLKDRRGADYLLGPTHEELFADMVKGELSSYKDFPVILYQIQTKYRDEARPRAGILRGREFVMKDSYSFDLDDDGLKRSYELHREAYIRIFDRLGIDYRICSAMSGAMGGSASEEFLAPCPTGEDTFVACHSCGYAANAEAVTTPAPPPVTTEQPPMRVLDTPDTPTIETLVNHVNERFGMGITAADTLKNVVVKVRRPGSDKTEILVIGVPGDREVDFKRLEAALAPAVPEIFEAADFERHPELVRGYIGPQILKDLGITYLVDPRVVTGTSWVTGANEPGKHAAYVVAGRDFTPDGTIEAAEIRAGDPCPRCDSPLSIDRGIEVGHIFQLGRKYADAIELDALGPDGKPIRVTMGSYGIGVSRVVAVLAEQRHDELGLRWPREIAPADVHIVGTGKDNQIEVALRLGEELESRGLRVLVDDRANASPGVKFKDAELLGMPTIVVVGRGLGQGVIELRDRASGTKEEIPLDGAADRIAAACAA; the protein is encoded by the coding sequence GTGCTGCTGCGCATGTCGTCGTTGTTTCTTCGCACTCTGCGGGACGACCCGGCGGACGCGGAGGTCCCCAGCCACAAGCTGCTGGTCCGGGCCGGCTACATCCGTCGCGTGGCGCCCGGCATCTACTCCTGGCTCCCCCTGGGCAAGATGGTCCTGGAGAACGTCACCAGGGTCGTCCGCGAGGAGATGAACCGCATGGGCGGCCAGGAGGTGCTCTTCCCGGCTCTCCTGCCGCGCGACTACTACGAGGCCACCGGCCGCTGGACCGAGTACGGCGACACGCTCTTCCGGCTCAAGGACCGCCGGGGCGCCGACTACCTGCTCGGCCCCACCCACGAGGAGCTGTTCGCCGACATGGTCAAGGGCGAGCTGTCCTCGTACAAGGACTTCCCGGTGATCCTCTACCAGATCCAGACCAAGTACCGCGACGAGGCCCGGCCGCGCGCCGGCATCCTGCGCGGGCGCGAGTTCGTCATGAAGGACTCGTACTCCTTCGACCTCGACGACGACGGGCTCAAGCGCTCCTACGAGCTGCACCGTGAGGCGTACATCCGGATCTTCGACCGGCTGGGCATCGACTACCGCATCTGCTCGGCCATGTCCGGCGCGATGGGCGGTTCGGCCTCCGAGGAATTCCTCGCCCCCTGCCCCACCGGCGAGGACACCTTCGTGGCCTGCCACTCCTGCGGCTACGCCGCCAACGCCGAGGCGGTCACCACGCCGGCGCCGCCGCCGGTCACCACCGAGCAGCCGCCGATGCGCGTGCTGGACACCCCCGACACCCCGACCATCGAGACGCTGGTCAACCACGTCAACGAGCGGTTCGGGATGGGGATCACCGCGGCCGACACGCTGAAGAACGTCGTGGTGAAGGTGCGCCGTCCCGGCAGCGACAAGACCGAGATCCTGGTCATCGGCGTGCCGGGCGACCGCGAGGTCGACTTCAAGCGGCTGGAGGCCGCGCTCGCCCCCGCCGTACCGGAGATCTTCGAGGCGGCCGACTTCGAGCGCCACCCGGAGCTGGTGCGCGGCTACATCGGGCCCCAGATACTCAAGGACCTCGGCATCACCTACCTCGTCGACCCGCGCGTGGTCACCGGCACCTCGTGGGTGACCGGCGCCAACGAGCCGGGCAAGCACGCCGCGTACGTCGTGGCCGGGCGCGACTTCACGCCCGACGGCACCATCGAAGCCGCGGAGATCCGCGCCGGCGACCCCTGCCCGCGCTGCGATTCGCCGCTGTCCATCGACCGGGGGATCGAGGTCGGGCACATCTTCCAGCTCGGCCGCAAGTACGCCGACGCCATCGAGCTCGACGCGCTCGGTCCGGACGGCAAGCCGATCCGGGTCACCATGGGCTCCTACGGCATCGGCGTCTCCCGCGTCGTGGCCGTGCTCGCCGAGCAGCGGCACGACGAGCTGGGACTGCGCTGGCCGCGCGAGATCGCCCCGGCCGACGTGCACATCGTGGGCACCGGCAAGGACAACCAGATCGAGGTGGCGCTGCGGCTCGGCGAGGAGCTGGAGTCGCGCGGCCTTCGGGTGCTGGTGGACGACCGCGCCAACGCCTCGCCGGGGGTCAAGTTCAAGGACGCCGAGCTGCTCGGCATGCCGACCATCGTGGTCGTCGGCCGCGGCCTGGGGCAGGGGGTCATCGAACTGCGCGACCGCGCCTCCGGCACCAAGGAGGAGATCCCGCTCGACGGCGCCGCCGACCGCATCGCCGCCGCCTGCGCCGCCTGA
- the nusA gene encoding transcription termination factor NusA, which translates to MSVLRSLEREKDISLDLVVKAIEDALLIAYFRTEGAAPKARAELDRETGHVTIWAAEVDDAGEVLREYDDTPENFSRIAATTAKQVILQQLRDAEDEINFGEFASREGELVAGVIQQGKDPRVVLVDLGKIEAVLPHNEQVPGEEYNHGDRIRCYVVQVKKGPKGPSVTLSRTHPGLVKKLFALEVPEIADGTVEIAAVAREAGHRTKIAVRSRRPGVNAKGACIGPMGSRVRNVMTELHGEKIDIIDWSEDPAEFVGNALSPARVSHVEVVDLGARMARVTVPDYQLSLAIGKEGQNARLAARLTGWKIDIRPDTMLGDAAGPVDASTR; encoded by the coding sequence ATGAGCGTTCTGCGCAGCCTGGAGCGGGAGAAGGACATCTCTCTCGACCTGGTCGTCAAGGCGATCGAGGACGCACTGCTCATCGCGTACTTCCGGACCGAGGGCGCCGCCCCCAAGGCACGCGCGGAGCTCGACCGTGAGACCGGCCACGTCACCATCTGGGCCGCCGAGGTGGACGATGCCGGTGAGGTCCTCAGGGAGTACGACGACACGCCTGAGAACTTCAGCCGCATCGCCGCCACCACCGCCAAGCAGGTCATCCTCCAGCAGCTCAGGGACGCCGAGGACGAGATCAATTTCGGTGAGTTCGCCAGCCGTGAGGGCGAGCTGGTCGCGGGCGTCATCCAGCAGGGCAAGGACCCCCGGGTGGTGCTGGTCGACCTGGGGAAGATCGAGGCGGTGCTGCCGCACAACGAGCAGGTGCCGGGCGAGGAGTACAACCACGGCGACCGCATCCGCTGCTACGTGGTGCAGGTGAAGAAGGGCCCCAAGGGGCCGTCGGTGACGCTCTCGCGCACACACCCGGGGTTGGTGAAGAAGCTCTTCGCGCTGGAGGTGCCGGAGATCGCCGACGGCACGGTCGAGATCGCGGCCGTGGCGCGCGAGGCGGGACACCGCACCAAGATCGCCGTCCGATCGCGGCGGCCGGGGGTGAACGCCAAGGGGGCGTGCATCGGCCCCATGGGATCACGAGTCCGTAACGTCATGACCGAGTTGCACGGCGAGAAGATCGACATCATCGACTGGTCGGAGGATCCCGCGGAGTTCGTCGGGAATGCCCTCTCGCCAGCGCGGGTTTCACATGTAGAGGTGGTTGACCTGGGCGCCAGGATGGCCAGGGTCACCGTTCCCGACTACCAGCTCTCGCTGGCGATCGGGAAGGAAGGGCAGAACGCCCGGCTCGCAGCGCGCCTGACAGGGTGGAAAATCGACATACGCCCCGACACAATGCTCGGAGACGCCGCCGGTCCCGTAGATGCGTCCACACGGTAA
- the infB gene encoding translation initiation factor IF-2, translated as MAKVRVYELAKEFGVESKVVMAKLQEMGEFVRSASSTIEAPVVRKLTEAFSGGSKGSADKNKSQQQTTSRPAASQAGNGAPAAQEKSAPKPGPKPGPKPGPRPGPVAARPPVPAPPQQQPQEPKQQPVPKPGPESVRPTPAPRPAPPPKPGPRPVPRPPAQPGSQAPAAPRPGAPVPKPPVPKPGPRGPRPGNNPFSSTASGMGQPPRPPRPGREGGRDGGAGTREPRPGAQSGSGGAIPRPPAGRGGPAGPRPGPVPRPGPGAGGPRPGGPRPNPMMMPQRPAGGAAVGRPGGGGRPSGGRPGGGGGRPAGGFAGRPGGGGRAGGPGGFGGRPGGGGRGRGGGTAGAFGRPGGRPTRGRKSKRQRRQEFDNMQAPAIGGVQVPRGGGKTIRLPRGASLADFADKIGANPASLVQIMLHLGEMVTATQSVNEETLQLLGAELDYDIQVVSPEEEDRELLESFSIEFGEDEGDEADLAPRPPVVTVMGHVDHGKTKLLDAIRNTNIAAREAGGITQHIGAYQVETEHEGEKRRITFIDTPGHEAFTAMRARGAQATDIAVLVVAADDGVKPQTIEALNHAQAAEVPIVVAVNKIDKPGADPAKVRGQLTEYGLVAEEYGGSTLFVDISALNGTGIDDLLEAILLTADAELDLRANPSMDAQGIAIEAHLDKGRGPVATVLVQRGTLRVGDSIVCGEAYGRVRAMLDDNGVPVTEADPSRPVLVMGLTSVPSAGDNFIVVPDDRVARQIAQQRAARQRSAEMARSGRRRSLEELFKDMGKGEVNELKLIIKGDVSGSVEALEDALLKIDVGEEVKLRVLHRAVGAITEYDVNLAIADDNAVIIGFNVRPEPRARDLAEREGVDIRYYSIIYQAIEEVEAALKGMLKPEYEEVQLGTAEVREVFKVPRIGNVAGCVVRSGSIVRNSKARLIRDGVVVADNLTVSSLRRFKDDVTEVREGFECGVGIGYNDIKIDDVIETFEMREKPRV; from the coding sequence GTGGCGAAGGTCCGGGTCTACGAGCTCGCCAAGGAGTTCGGTGTAGAGAGCAAGGTCGTGATGGCCAAGCTCCAGGAGATGGGCGAGTTCGTCAGGTCGGCGTCCTCGACCATCGAGGCGCCGGTGGTCCGTAAACTCACGGAAGCTTTCTCCGGCGGATCGAAGGGGTCCGCCGACAAGAACAAGTCGCAGCAGCAGACGACTTCCCGGCCGGCCGCGAGCCAGGCCGGAAACGGCGCCCCCGCGGCGCAGGAGAAGAGCGCCCCCAAGCCGGGGCCCAAGCCGGGTCCCAAGCCGGGGCCGCGTCCCGGCCCCGTTGCGGCGCGTCCGCCTGTGCCGGCGCCCCCGCAGCAGCAGCCTCAAGAGCCCAAACAGCAGCCGGTTCCGAAGCCGGGCCCCGAGAGCGTGCGACCGACTCCGGCGCCGCGGCCGGCGCCCCCGCCGAAGCCCGGTCCGCGTCCGGTCCCGCGGCCGCCCGCGCAGCCCGGTTCCCAGGCGCCCGCCGCGCCTCGTCCCGGTGCTCCGGTGCCCAAGCCGCCGGTGCCCAAGCCGGGCCCGCGCGGCCCGCGTCCGGGCAACAACCCGTTCTCCTCGACCGCCAGCGGCATGGGCCAGCCGCCTCGCCCGCCGCGTCCCGGCCGTGAGGGCGGTCGTGACGGTGGCGCCGGCACCCGCGAGCCCCGGCCCGGCGCGCAGAGCGGTTCCGGCGGCGCTATTCCGCGTCCGCCCGCGGGCCGCGGCGGTCCGGCCGGTCCGCGCCCCGGTCCCGTGCCGCGTCCCGGCCCGGGAGCGGGCGGTCCGCGTCCCGGTGGCCCCCGGCCCAACCCGATGATGATGCCGCAGCGTCCCGCCGGCGGCGCCGCGGTCGGCCGTCCCGGTGGCGGCGGCCGTCCCAGCGGCGGTCGTCCGGGCGGTGGCGGCGGCCGTCCCGCGGGCGGTTTCGCCGGTCGCCCGGGCGGCGGCGGCCGCGCCGGCGGTCCCGGTGGATTCGGCGGCCGTCCCGGTGGCGGTGGCCGCGGTCGTGGCGGCGGCACCGCCGGCGCTTTCGGCCGGCCCGGCGGTCGCCCGACGCGCGGCCGTAAGTCCAAGCGGCAGAGGCGGCAGGAATTCGACAACATGCAGGCGCCGGCGATCGGCGGCGTGCAGGTTCCGCGGGGCGGCGGCAAGACGATCCGCCTGCCGCGCGGCGCCTCCCTGGCCGACTTCGCCGACAAGATCGGCGCCAACCCGGCGTCCCTGGTGCAGATCATGCTGCACCTCGGCGAGATGGTGACCGCCACGCAGTCGGTCAACGAGGAGACCCTGCAGCTCCTCGGCGCCGAGCTGGACTACGACATCCAGGTCGTCAGCCCGGAGGAGGAGGACCGCGAGCTGCTGGAGTCCTTCTCCATCGAGTTCGGTGAGGACGAGGGCGACGAGGCCGACCTGGCGCCGCGTCCGCCGGTCGTGACCGTCATGGGCCACGTCGACCACGGTAAGACGAAGCTGCTCGACGCCATCCGCAACACCAACATCGCGGCGCGCGAGGCCGGGGGCATCACCCAGCACATCGGCGCCTACCAGGTGGAGACCGAGCACGAGGGCGAGAAGCGGCGGATCACCTTCATCGACACCCCGGGTCACGAGGCGTTCACCGCCATGCGTGCCCGTGGTGCGCAGGCGACCGACATCGCGGTCCTCGTGGTCGCGGCCGACGACGGCGTGAAGCCTCAGACGATCGAGGCGCTCAACCACGCGCAGGCCGCGGAGGTGCCGATCGTGGTCGCGGTCAACAAGATCGACAAGCCCGGTGCCGACCCGGCCAAGGTCAGGGGCCAGCTCACCGAGTACGGCCTGGTGGCCGAGGAGTACGGAGGCTCGACGCTGTTCGTCGACATCTCCGCCCTCAACGGCACCGGCATCGATGACCTGCTCGAGGCGATCCTGCTCACCGCGGACGCCGAGCTGGATCTGCGGGCCAACCCGTCGATGGACGCGCAGGGCATCGCCATCGAGGCCCACCTCGACAAGGGGCGTGGTCCGGTCGCGACCGTGCTCGTCCAGCGAGGCACGCTGCGGGTCGGCGACTCCATCGTCTGCGGCGAGGCCTACGGCCGAGTCCGGGCGATGCTCGACGACAACGGCGTGCCCGTCACCGAGGCCGACCCCTCCAGGCCGGTGCTGGTGATGGGTCTGACGTCGGTGCCGAGCGCCGGTGACAACTTCATCGTGGTCCCCGACGATCGCGTGGCGCGGCAGATCGCCCAGCAGCGGGCGGCCCGCCAGCGTTCCGCCGAGATGGCCAGGTCCGGTCGCAGGCGCAGCCTTGAAGAGCTCTTCAAGGACATGGGCAAGGGCGAGGTCAACGAGCTCAAGCTCATCATCAAGGGTGACGTCTCCGGCTCGGTGGAGGCCCTCGAGGATGCGCTGCTCAAGATCGACGTCGGCGAGGAGGTCAAACTCCGGGTGCTGCACCGCGCGGTCGGTGCGATCACCGAGTACGACGTCAACCTGGCCATCGCGGACGACAACGCGGTGATCATCGGCTTCAACGTCCGGCCCGAGCCGCGGGCCCGCGACCTCGCCGAGCGCGAGGGCGTGGACATCCGCTACTACTCGATCATCTACCAGGCGATCGAGGAGGTCGAGGCGGCCCTCAAGGGCATGCTGAAGCCGGAGTACGAAGAGGTGCAGCTCGGCACCGCCGAAGTCCGCGAGGTCTTCAAGGTGCCGCGGATCGGCAACGTGGCCGGTTGCGTGGTCCGCTCCGGTTCGATCGTCCGCAACAGCAAGGCTCGGCTCATCCGCGACGGTGTCGTGGTCGCCGACAACCTCACCGTGTCGTCCCTGCGCCGCTTCAAGGACGACGTCACCGAGGTCCGCGAGGGCTTCGAGTGCGGTGTGGGCATCGGCTACAACGACATCAAGATCGACGACGTCATCGAGACGTTCGAGATGCGGGAGAAGCCGCGCGTCTGA
- a CDS encoding DHH family phosphoesterase — MTPDEMAAREALTGAPPAANGSVREDDWARAIRLITSAEEVALACHVTPDGDALGSMLAAGQALRALGKRVVASFGDREFAVPRLLRYLPAQELLVEPAAFPDAPELMMTFDAATETRLGLLSDKAAAARELIVVDHHPSNSGFGTMALIDPDAAATAVVVEELIARLGVPLDRDMAACLYTGLVTDTGSFRHSSTTPAAHEMAARLIATGLRPDEIARELWDRSPFGYLKVLGAALQRARLEPEAAGGLGLVWTYVPRVERAAVGLPYDEVEGMIDIVRRTDEAEVAVVLKEDDEGAWQVSTRSKGAVDVARACTALGGGGHTRAAGFTSHRPVEETIARLRAVLEPVEKER; from the coding sequence GTGACGCCCGACGAGATGGCGGCCCGGGAAGCCCTCACCGGGGCACCGCCCGCCGCGAACGGCTCGGTCCGAGAGGATGACTGGGCGCGTGCCATACGCCTGATCACCTCCGCCGAGGAGGTGGCCCTCGCCTGCCACGTCACACCGGACGGCGACGCCCTCGGGTCGATGCTCGCCGCCGGACAGGCGCTGCGCGCGCTCGGCAAGCGGGTCGTGGCCTCCTTCGGCGACCGCGAGTTCGCGGTGCCCCGGCTGCTGCGCTACCTGCCGGCCCAGGAGCTGCTGGTCGAACCCGCCGCGTTCCCCGACGCGCCGGAGCTGATGATGACCTTCGACGCCGCCACCGAGACCCGGCTCGGCCTGCTGAGCGACAAGGCCGCGGCGGCGCGGGAGCTCATCGTCGTGGACCACCACCCGTCCAACAGCGGTTTCGGCACCATGGCGCTGATCGATCCCGATGCGGCGGCCACCGCCGTCGTCGTGGAGGAGCTGATCGCCCGTCTGGGCGTCCCTCTCGACCGTGACATGGCGGCTTGCCTGTACACCGGGCTGGTCACCGACACCGGTTCCTTCCGCCACTCCTCGACCACACCCGCCGCGCACGAGATGGCAGCACGGCTGATCGCCACCGGCCTGCGCCCCGACGAGATCGCGCGCGAGCTTTGGGACCGCTCACCGTTCGGCTATCTGAAGGTCTTGGGCGCCGCCCTGCAGCGGGCGCGGCTGGAACCGGAGGCCGCGGGCGGGCTCGGCCTGGTCTGGACGTACGTGCCGCGGGTGGAACGGGCGGCGGTCGGCCTGCCGTACGACGAGGTGGAAGGCATGATCGATATCGTGCGGCGCACGGACGAGGCGGAGGTCGCGGTCGTGCTCAAGGAGGACGACGAGGGGGCCTGGCAGGTCTCCACCCGCTCCAAGGGGGCGGTGGACGTCGCCCGCGCCTGCACCGCCCTCGGCGGCGGCGGCCACACCAGGGCGGCCGGCTTCACCTCCCATCGTCCGGTCGAGGAGACCATCGCGCGCCTGCGCGCGGTGCTGGAACCGGTGGAGAAGGAACGATGA
- a CDS encoding DUF503 domain-containing protein — MYVGALTLDILLGDVRSLKQKRSVVRPIIAEVQRRFPGVAVGETGHLDLHRRAQIGIAVVSASAANCGEVLQACERLVAFRPEIELLSARQRLYNQDED; from the coding sequence ATGTACGTCGGTGCTCTGACCTTGGACATCTTGCTCGGCGACGTGCGGTCGCTGAAGCAGAAGCGCTCCGTGGTGCGCCCGATCATCGCTGAAGTGCAGCGACGGTTTCCGGGGGTGGCCGTCGGTGAGACGGGTCATCTCGATCTGCACCGGCGTGCTCAGATCGGGATCGCGGTCGTCTCCGCCTCCGCCGCCAACTGCGGCGAGGTATTGCAGGCGTGCGAGCGTCTGGTCGCCTTCCGGCCGGAGATCGAACTGTTGTCCGCCCGGCAGCGGCTCTACAACCAAGACGAGGATTGA
- the truB gene encoding tRNA pseudouridine(55) synthase TruB, which translates to MSRGRTRTPPPSGLIIVDKPAGWTSHDVVAKLRGIAGTRKVGHAGTLDPMATGVLVVGVEKATRLLGHLALTEKSYDATIRLGQATNTDDAEGEIVSTADASGVSDERIAAGVAALTGRIMQVPPRVSAIKVNGERAYKLARSGEDVELSARPVTVTAFDVISVRRDGELVDVDVSVTCSSGTYIRSLARDLGQALGTGAHLTALRRTRVGPYDLAQARTIDDLARECTITPLAEAVAAAFPRRDLTAEEARIVSHGGRTAAGSEGPGPIGAFAPDGTLVALLENRGRQARPLIVFTG; encoded by the coding sequence ATGAGCCGAGGCCGCACCCGTACGCCGCCGCCCAGCGGGCTGATCATCGTGGACAAGCCCGCCGGGTGGACCTCGCACGACGTGGTGGCCAAGCTGCGCGGCATCGCCGGCACCCGCAAGGTCGGCCACGCGGGCACGCTCGACCCGATGGCCACCGGGGTGCTCGTGGTCGGCGTGGAGAAGGCCACCCGCCTGCTCGGTCACCTGGCGCTCACCGAGAAGTCCTACGACGCGACGATCCGCCTCGGCCAGGCCACCAACACCGACGACGCCGAAGGCGAGATCGTCTCCACCGCTGACGCGAGCGGCGTGTCCGATGAGCGGATCGCGGCGGGCGTCGCCGCGCTGACCGGGCGCATCATGCAGGTGCCGCCCAGGGTCAGCGCGATCAAGGTGAACGGCGAGCGCGCCTACAAGCTCGCCAGGAGCGGCGAGGACGTCGAGCTGAGCGCCCGCCCGGTCACGGTCACCGCCTTCGACGTCATCTCCGTGCGGCGGGACGGCGAGCTGGTCGACGTCGACGTCTCCGTCACCTGCTCCAGCGGCACCTACATCCGTTCCCTGGCCCGCGACCTCGGCCAGGCCCTCGGCACCGGCGCCCACCTGACCGCGCTGCGCCGCACCCGCGTCGGCCCGTACGACCTGGCGCAGGCCCGCACGATCGACGATCTCGCCCGCGAATGCACGATCACGCCTCTTGCGGAGGCGGTCGCCGCGGCGTTCCCCCGCCGTGACCTCACCGCCGAGGAGGCCCGGATCGTCTCCCACGGCGGGCGCACCGCCGCCGGGAGCGAGGGGCCGGGTCCGATCGGCGCCTTCGCCCCTGACGGCACCCTCGTGGCGCTCCTGGAGAACCGCGGCCGCCAGGCCAGACCTCTGATCGTCTTCACCGGCTGA
- a CDS encoding ferritin-like domain-containing protein, with product MTRPHASSPRSAQPVSDAAVDALNKALAAEHAAVYAYGLAAARASGTVRERITGGFNAHRAQRDRLRALVVERGGTPAEAQPAYAVPFTPGSSAQALRLAAQVEDGVAAVYLELAAVADTDVRRYAAQVLQEVAVRAYTLRPEPTALPGYPRPESPPPSAKPSGSPSAAPSQAQDGG from the coding sequence ATGACCCGGCCGCACGCGAGCTCCCCGCGGTCCGCGCAGCCGGTGTCCGACGCCGCCGTGGACGCCTTGAACAAGGCGCTCGCGGCCGAACACGCCGCCGTGTACGCCTACGGCCTGGCCGCCGCCCGGGCGAGCGGCACGGTCCGCGAGCGGATCACCGGCGGGTTCAACGCGCACCGCGCCCAGCGCGACCGGCTCCGGGCGCTGGTCGTCGAGCGCGGCGGCACGCCGGCGGAGGCGCAGCCGGCCTACGCGGTGCCCTTCACCCCCGGCTCCTCGGCGCAGGCGCTGCGACTGGCCGCCCAGGTCGAGGACGGCGTCGCAGCCGTCTACCTGGAGTTGGCGGCCGTCGCGGACACCGATGTCCGCCGCTACGCCGCGCAGGTCCTCCAGGAGGTCGCCGTCCGCGCCTACACGCTCCGCCCCGAGCCCACCGCGCTCCCCGGATATCCGCGGCCCGAATCCCCGCCTCCCTCGGCGAAGCCGTCCGGCTCACCGTCGGCGGCGCCGTCCCAGGCGCAGGACGGAGGCTGA
- a CDS encoding YlxR family protein has product MAPLRTCVGCRVRTVKSELLRLVLVEGSVVPDLQGRLAGRGASLHPSLHCLQLAERRRAFPRAFRVQGRLDVTPIRAYLEERDKDGGTG; this is encoded by the coding sequence GTGGCCCCGCTGCGTACGTGTGTGGGCTGCCGGGTTCGCACGGTCAAGTCCGAGCTGCTCCGCTTGGTGCTGGTCGAGGGCTCCGTCGTCCCCGACCTGCAAGGACGGCTGGCGGGCCGGGGTGCGTCCCTGCACCCGTCCCTCCACTGTCTCCAGCTCGCCGAGCGCCGTCGGGCCTTTCCGCGGGCGTTCCGCGTCCAGGGAAGGCTTGACGTGACGCCGATTAGGGCTTACCTGGAGGAGCGCGATAAGGATGGAGGAACCGGGTGA
- the rbfA gene encoding 30S ribosome-binding factor RbfA, translated as MDAARARRLADRIQQIVAEMLERRIKDPRLGFVTVTDARITADLRDATVYYTVFGSDAERADSAAALESAKGIIRSEVGRQTGLRHTPTLTFVHDPLPDSARHIDDLLAEARARDAEIAERARGAKPAGDPDPYRKLEGDSATGSGGTGQVGRPVT; from the coding sequence ATGGACGCCGCGCGAGCGCGGAGGCTGGCCGACCGCATCCAGCAGATCGTCGCGGAGATGCTGGAGCGTCGGATCAAGGACCCGCGCCTGGGCTTCGTCACCGTCACCGACGCCAGGATCACAGCCGACCTGCGCGACGCCACGGTGTACTACACGGTGTTCGGCTCCGACGCTGAGCGTGCCGACAGCGCCGCGGCGCTGGAGAGCGCCAAGGGGATCATCCGTTCGGAGGTGGGGCGGCAGACCGGTCTGCGCCACACGCCGACGCTCACCTTCGTCCACGACCCGCTGCCCGACAGCGCCAGGCACATCGACGACCTGCTCGCCGAGGCCAGGGCCAGAGACGCGGAGATCGCCGAGCGTGCTCGGGGGGCCAAGCCCGCCGGTGACCCCGACCCCTACCGCAAGCTGGAGGGCGACTCGGCGACCGGCTCCGGCGGCACCGGTCAGGTCGGGCGGCCGGTGACGTGA
- the rimP gene encoding ribosome maturation factor RimP translates to MGRESSRDRLMTLLEPVVAGSGLDLEDVTVTPAGKRKILRVIVDRDGGVSLDDVADVSQAVSAALDAADAMGPGPYMLEVTSPGVDRPLTQPRHWRRAVGRLVKADLRDGTTVEGRIMSADESGVEIDVSGGTRRFGYASLARGRVQVEFRRPDADGDPGVDGDGDEG, encoded by the coding sequence ATGGGAAGAGAGTCATCCCGTGACCGCCTGATGACTCTTCTCGAGCCGGTGGTCGCCGGTTCGGGCCTGGATCTGGAGGATGTCACGGTCACCCCCGCGGGAAAGCGCAAGATACTGCGGGTCATCGTCGACCGTGACGGGGGCGTGAGCCTCGACGACGTGGCGGACGTCAGCCAGGCGGTGTCCGCGGCGCTCGACGCCGCGGACGCGATGGGGCCGGGTCCCTACATGCTGGAGGTCACCTCTCCGGGCGTCGACCGGCCGCTCACCCAGCCGCGTCACTGGCGGCGGGCGGTCGGGCGCCTGGTCAAGGCCGACCTCCGCGACGGCACCACCGTCGAAGGCCGGATAATGTCGGCCGACGAGTCGGGGGTGGAGATCGACGTCTCGGGCGGCACGCGCAGATTCGGCTACGCCAGCCTGGCCCGCGGCCGGGTGCAGGTGGAGTTCCGCAGACCGGACGCCGACGGCGATCCCGGCGTTGACGGCGACGGTGACGAAGGCTAA